A genomic segment from Maniola hyperantus chromosome 4, iAphHyp1.2, whole genome shotgun sequence encodes:
- the Cbp20 gene encoding nuclear cap-binding protein subunit 2 yields MKRSYDSMNSSIEISSYRDQHFKGSRNEQEKLLKGSSTLYIGNLSFYTTEEQIYELFSRCGDLRRVIMGLDKYKKTPCGFCFVEYYERPDAENCMRYINGTRLDDRIIRCDWDAGFIEGRQYGRGKTGGQVRDEYRTDYDGGRGGYGKIIAQKITPNTLER; encoded by the exons ATGAAGAGAAGTTATGATTCCATGAATTCGTCGATTGAAATAAGTTCCTATCGAGATCAGCATTTTAAG GGTTCCCGAAATGAACAAGAAAAGTTATTAAAGGGCTCTTCTACACTCTATATAGGAAATTTGTCATTCTATACAACAGAAGAACAGATTTATGAATTGTTTTCACGCTGTGGAGATCTAAGGCGGGTTATAATGGGTTTAGATAAATATAAGAAAACACCTTGTGGCTTCTGTTTTGTTGAATATTATGAAAGACCAGATGCTGAAAATTGTATGAG ATATATAAATGGTACCAGATTGGATGACAGGATCATAAGATGTGATTGGGACGCTGGATTCATTGAAGGTAGACAATATGGGAGAGGCAAAACTGGTGGGCAG GTTCGTGATGAATACCGTACAGATTATGACGGCGGCCGTGGCGGCTATGGAAAAATAATTGCACAGAAGATTACTCCAAACACGTTAGAACGCTGA